The Dunckerocampus dactyliophorus isolate RoL2022-P2 chromosome 1, RoL_Ddac_1.1, whole genome shotgun sequence genome has a segment encoding these proteins:
- the slc15a1b gene encoding solute carrier family 15 member 1b — translation MGKPKAKSATVCGFPISIFFIVVNEFCERFSYYGMRAVLVLYFKYFLRWDDDFATTIYHTFAALCYLTPILGAIVADSWLGKFKTIVYLSIVYALGQVVLAVSAIHDITDANRDGNPDDMTFHIVLAMVGLLLIALGTGGIKPCVSAFGGDQFEDHQEKQRSTFFSIFYLSINAGSLLSTVITPILRAQECGIHSQQKCYPLAFGVPAALMVVALIVFIIGSGMYNKAAPQGNIMVKVCKCIWFAINNRFRHRGPHYPKRAHWMDWAEEKYDKLLIAQVKMVLKVLFLYIPLPMFWALFDQQGSRWTLQATTMNGDFGILIIQPDQMQTVNPILILILVPVVDSVVYPLIAKCNLNFTPLRKMTVGMFFAALAFVSAALVQIQIDQTLPTFPSSSVSQVKFLNMLNKPLEFKAGSQSLQLSAFTASNDYLTFDEPFALELGPGAVYPISLADGSRNTVVIMQDGPQPRPLEFEDLKVKPEEGANAIRFFNSLDSVLNITVGNLDFNGVWASNMSKYVAVPQGNAQFLIKNSSGGECVYNQQLGFGSSYTLVIPPTFVFGPNCEQDIRVVMDISPNSIHMAWQIPQYFLITAGEVVFSVTGLEFSYSQAPSNMKSVLQAGWLLTVAFGNIIVLIVAEAATLPDQWAEYILFASLLVAVCIIFAFVAYFYTYIDPAKIEAQFSEMEPDDKWKKEAGKDWVERRNEERRSSVSSSDEEKEVAQTRM, via the exons ATGGGGAAGCCCAAGGCAAAAAGT GCTACGGTGTGCGGCTTCCCAATTAGTATCTTTTTCATCGTGGTCAATGAGTTCTGCGAGcgtttctcatattatggcATGCGAG CTGTGCTGGTGCTGTACTTTAAGTACTTCCTGAGGTGGGATGATGACTTTGCCACGACGATCTACCACACCTTTGCTGCCCTGTGCTACCTAACCCCAATCCTGGGCGCCATTGTGGCCGATTCATGGCTCGGCAAGTTCAA AACTATTGTGTATCTGTCCATTGTGTACGCACTGGGGCAGGTGGTCCTGGCTGTCAGCGCCATCCATGACATCACAGACGCCAACAGGGACGGCAACCCGGATGACATGACTTTCCACAT AGTTCTCGCCATGGTTGGCTTGCTTCTTATTGCCTTGGGAACAGGAGGCATCAAACCCTGTGTGTCAGCCTTTGGTGGAGACCAGTTTGAAGACCACCAG GAGAAGCAGAGAAGCACTTTCTTCTCCATCTTCTACCTCTCCATCAATGCAGGCAGTTTGCTGTCCACTGTCATTACCCCCATTCTCAGAG CTCAGGAGTGTGGAATCCACAGCCAGCAGAAGTGCTATCCGTTGGCTTTTGGAGTCCCTGCAGCCCTCATGGTGGTTGCTCTGA ttgtaTTCATCATTGGAAGTGGAATGTACAACAAAGCTGCTCCTCAGGGTAACATCATGGTCAAAGTCTGCAAATGCATTTGG TTTGCTATTAACAACCGCTTCAGGCATCGTGGTCCACACTACCCTAAAAGAGCGCACTGGATGGACTGGGCTGAAGAGAAATATGAT AAACTCCTGATCGCACAGGTGAAGATGGTGCTGAAGGTGTTGTTCCTCTATATCCCGCTGCCAATGTTCTGGGCTCTCTTTGACCAGCAG GGATCCAGATGGACCCTCCAGGCGACTACCATGAACGGTGACTtt GGAATCCTGATAATCCAGCCAGACCAGATGCAG ACGGTCAACCCCATCCTGATCCTGATTTTGGTGCCAGTCGTCGACAGTGTAGTCTACCCGCTCATCGCCAAGTGCAATTTAAACTTCAC tccGTTGAGGAAGATGACCGTTGGGATGTTCTTTGCTGCTCTGGCGTTTGTTTCCGCAGCCCTTGTTCAGATCCAGATTGAT CAAACCTTACCCACCTTCCCATCAAGCAGCGTGAGCCAAGTCAAGTTCCTCAACATGCTGAACAAGCCACTGGAGTTCAAGGCTGGGTCACAGTCGCTTCAATTAAGCGCGTTCACG GCCAGCAATGACTACCTGACCTTCGATGAGCCGTTTGCTCTGGAACTGGGCCCTGGTGCCGTTTACCCGATCAGTTTAGCTGATGGATCCCGGAATACTGTGGTCATCATGCAGGACGGGCCCCAGCCCCGGCCTCTAGAG TTTGAAGACCTCAAAGTCAAGCCGGAAGAGGGAGCTAATGCAATAAG GTTCTTCAACAGCCTCGACTCAGTTTTGAATATAACCGTTGGCAATCTGGACTTCAATGGGGTTTGGGCTTCCAACATGTCAAAATATGTTGCAGTGCCACAGGGGAA TGCACAGTTCCTGATCAAGAACAGTTCAGGAGGGGAATGTGTCTACAACCAGCAACTTGGCTTTGGAAGTTCTTACACCTTGGTCATCCCGCCAACTTTTGTGTTTGGACCAAAT TGTGAACAAGACATCCGTGTAGTAATGGACATCAGTCCAAACTCCATCCACATGGCTTGGCAGATTCCTCAGTACTTCCTCATCACAGCAGGAGAGGTGGTCTTTTCTGTTACGGGCCTGGAATTCTCCTACTCACAG GCACCCAGCAACATGAAGTCGGTGCTGCAGGCAGGTTGGCTGTTAACCGTTGCCTTCGGTAACATCATTGTGCTCATTGTTGCTGAGGCTGCAACACTTCCGGATCAG TGGGCCGAGTACATTCTCTTTGCGTCCCTGCTGGTGGCCGTGTGCATCATCTTTGCCTTCGTAGCCTACTTCTACACGTACATTGACCCAGCCAAGATTGAAGCTCAGTTCAGTGAGATGGAACCCGATGACAAATGGAAGAAGGAGGCTGGGAAGGACTGGGTCGAGCGTCGTAATGAAGAAAGGAGAAGTTCTGTTTCCAGCTCGGATGAGGAGAAAGAAGTTGCACAGACCAGGATGTAG